The DNA region TTGGGGAGGTAAAACACCACGCTATAGAACAATATCTCTTCAACATTAGTTTCTACTTTTGATAAGAGCGCTATCTTGCTGACTATAGGTACAACCTATAACCAAGTGAGAAGAACAATGTCCTAATGTACCTTTGAGCGTTGGACTTTTTCGGAGAGCACCAAAGGCAACCTTGAGGTGGAGACCTGCAAATTACATACAACCGAAGCAACTCACTAGCTATAAAAAGATTCTATAGGAAATCATTGTTGCTTATATGCTCTTACATGAGGCTCAATGTGCTTGCCAGATGCTTCTTCCTCTGCAACTTCCACATCATCACTGTTTCCTGAACCAAAATTTCTCTCTTAAAAGTCTATAAACCTCATGATCAGGGTGCTAAAACTTTCAACCAAACCCTCCGCATTACCTTCTCCTTCCTTGGATATCTcaagtttcttctttttcagGGGTTTCTGATCTTCTacttttttcctttgttttggaGAGTTTCGTTTTAACTTCTTATCGGATGGAGACTCTGCAGCACTTTCCCCAAGAACTTTACCCGAATTCTCGTCTTCATCAGAAAGTTTAGAAGATTTATGTGGAGACAATTCTGGGGAATCAGTTTTATCCTCCCCCGAAGGAACGCCATTCAGTGAAGCCTCGGAATCTGAGGATAATTCCACCGATGAATGAGTTTCcggtacctaaaatcaaagaaaaccttgcactcaacaccccaaaaaaaaaacaaatgaaatttaCGAAAAATACAAAAGTAGAGAGAGATATAAAAATCCAATCAAATCCCTAATCCGGTAAATCAGCTAAGCAACTTTAACCAGTAACGTGAACAAGATATACCCATCAGGGCATGAAAGCTTCAACTTTTAACCCTAAAGAGGAGGaatgaaaatgagtcttcaCCTGGAAAGAGCGCAGCCAATCTGGCGACTCCTCCCTCGACGAGCTCATTCCGGCTCCTCGAAAGCACTAAACTTtgattcctcctcctcctcctcctttccACCTTCTTGCATGAAATTTGTTAAAGCATTTCATCAAACGATTACCGTACAGGAAAAGGACAATGTAATACAAAATTAACATATAAGATGAGCTGATTCGGTAGAATATTGCAGGGTGAGAATCCGTATGCATAAATGTGAAGCTAAAGAATCAGCAGCAGCCATGCTCACAAAGTGTTTGTGAAAATGCCAACACCACAAACCAGAAACTGGGCATAAAACTGATATCGAACTACATCTGTGAAGCAAATAATACAAGTATCTGGAAGTGAAAGGAAGAAGGTACCACGATGAGACGCCGGCGGCGCAAGAGTGAATCAGACGGCTGCTAGCCACCGGAGCGTGATTCGATTTGCGCCAAAAGTATCTAAAATTTGATGTAATTTTCATTTGAGGTCAATGTCACCGATAGTctctttgaaagaaaaatgcaCATTACCAAATTTACGTAACAAAATATTATGTTTACTTATAAACAATATAATTAACAATTAAGAGTCattcaataaattaaaaaaaaactaatgaaaatgactttaaaactTTGTCCAATATCAAAATATGTAGTTTTCCACTTTTTACATTACAGTCTCAATCAGAGTAACAGGCCTTAAAGGGGTTTCTAAcgggcaaagaaaagaaagaccTATACACATCCACTCCTTTATGCCTTCTTTCTGAAGATTCATTCCTTTGGCACGGAACCTTCACCCAATCTTCAACCAGGTCAGGCATACTATGTTTGATGGATGAAGCATCCCTTCTCTTATAAATATAAAGAAGACTGTTCGAAGGTTGAATTTACTTGCTTGCCTAGTATCACAGAACTAGGTCAGCTGCTGATGTTTcctttaacgataatgacaaaataaagggtaaagtgaatagtactataattaactttttagtgtaaaaatatgatttttcgttaagaTGAACAATActgtgagcttttcgttaaagttccctaaattaaAAGTTTATTCAAGAGCATTGCTAATTTTATAAGAAACGAGTTTGACCAATTAATAGTACTCATACAAAATGAGTGACATTAAGTACCAACGTTCATTTCTGCAAGCTAATGAAGTAGTTAGTTGCAGTTTGTATAGGACACAGGGCTGGCTTGGTATTgttgtactttgaaaaaaaaaactgcttgtgctgtgagaataagttcatttttgctgtttcacgttttcagcttttttttcataaaaaactgtgaaaataaattgtttttaagtgtttaccaaacatctttttgagtttaacttttttttatatccactttttataaaaacacctcagtaccaaaccagtacagAGTATATAATATCATCGTCTTGGTGAGACAACATCACATAAGCCTTCTCCGAATGTAAAGAACCATCAGATGCAAAATTGAAAGATGGATGGCAAAGCTTATGTGTGGGTGTATAGATATATAAGCTCTGAAAGCATATTCAAAACAATATACAGCTCTATAATTATGGCTCTGGTAATGCAGATGGAGATAAATGTCTTCAAAATTTTACTAGCTAATATATACACACTCAACAAATTTGTGGGGTCTTATATTAGGGTAAGAAACAACCATAAACAGCAGAAacaataaaaactaaaactaaaagcaAATACAAATGAAACTAAACCTGAAGCCTAAGAATAAAGAACAATACTTGACTTctcaaagatgagtaggaaTTCCTActtaaaacatttgttttaatCACAGAATTTTGTGCTTATGATCAGAACCGTTTATACTACAAATCACATTGTAAAGATCGtctctgcaaaaaataaattaaaactaaagatcatttagtcaatctatcgtagcaaatacatagacggtTCATAATGTTTTTACCAATACTGTTCGTTTGTTTTTAAATagtttgatgactaaacgaccttagttttaattttttttttttcagatgcGATCTTTATAGgataatttataatatgaacggttttgattataaagacgaagttctataaattgacagcgaacaattttaaaattttttaaacaGAAGTTCTTACTAATCTTTGAGTAGCTAAGTATTGTTCAAGAATAAAACCCCATGACAAGAAAATTATCGACTAAACTATGCCGCTCCAGATTTGACAGATAAGATACAAAATCCGACGAAAAATATGATAACAAACACTCCAGTTACCGCCCCACGCGTCTTTTTCCGGCAACTCTCGTAACTAGCTTCAGCCGCGAGGAGTAGAGCCTCCAAGTTTCTGTAAGTAATGGGCTCGCGGCGAGACTGAGCAGAACGGATCACTTCATTCTTATAGTAACTGTCGACATTTTCCATGATCACATCAACGATTTCGGTCTCAGGAACAGGAGAACCAGCTAACGCTAGTTCGCGGGCAATGGCATTGACGCGAGAAAGAAATTCAGCAATCGACCGGTCCACATGAGTAGTACGACGAAGATCACGGCGGAGCCGCGATACATGTGTCTGACTGGCTGAGGCAAACCGTTCTTCCAAAGTTAGCCAAGTTTTGTGAGCTGTACGGTCCTGCTGAGCGATGCAGCCAAGCACATAAGCGCTTAAGGTGCTATCGATCAAGGAAAGAGCAAGCTGGTCCTTTTGGACCCAATCTTCGAAATCGGGGTTGACAGTGTCGTTGGTTTTGATTCTGTCATCGTCGTCGGGGAGAAACTGAGGTGGACATGGAGAAGAACCATCGACAAAAGACATGAGTTTGTGACTCTTAAGCACGGGAACAATTTGGGCCAGCCAAACAGGGTAATTGTTGCAGTCGAGTTTGACGCTGTTAACGTGAGAGACGTTCGGAAGATCACAAGCAGTGGAAGAAGAGGAGATAACCATTGGAAAATTAAGTACGAAACAGAAGAGCAAAGTTTGAATGTCAACTGAATGAAACTTGTAGAAATATGAGTCCCTGTATTAATGTTCAGAAAATATTGCAATATATAGGGTTATACTAAACCCTATTTAGGTATGAATTTTAcactaattattaaaaattacatTCCTATATtacatgctagatttaggtaaGAAGATTCTGAACTAATTCAGGATAGTCTAATAGGGAGTCGTgtatctcgtataaatactgcTAATGCGTTTTGGAGAGAAACAAACTCTCCGACGACAAATTTGTTAAAACGGAAAGAATTCATTCATATTAGCATTTGCATatacactttgtgtgtatgaacatattttttttagaaaaatgagaaggagagagggagagagaatgtGGGGGTGGGGGAGTggtaggtttttgtttttgtttttgtttttttggttttttaaattttaaatattgaagatattttaacatcatcTGTAAGTGagatttctaaaaaaaaaaaaatgaacctgtgaaattacattgTAAATTACCAAAGTAAATGGAAATTTTgaggtaaattttttttttttaacaaacgatattatctacccGAAAAGAAGATAAATCTAATAATCTACCGCAACTAACGAGGGTTTACACAACTGTTTTGACGGTGGAAGTTATCTTTTGGGGGGCTTACTTTTGCCAGGTCTAAGTCACAGCGCTTAGGGCAGGGTTTTAGGGAAAGATAAAAGAGtgaggaaaacaaagaaacctCGTTATCCATCCATAGAGAGGGACTGTATGCTCCATTAGCATTTACAGAACcagaacaaggagaaaaagCAGAAAGCGAATTGTGGGGAGTCAAATCTTGCATGGAACAAGGTAAACAGGGAGTTATGGTGGCGAAAATGGTGCCTCCTCAGAACCCAATAGAGCAATTGCAGGCTCGCTTCAAGGAGCTGGAGGCTGGCTTCAGGGGTTGGCTGGCCAAGCAGTCTCTGCCCGTCGAGGCCGCCGTCGTCACCCTCACCAGCGGCGCTCAGGGCGCCGCCATCGGTGCCTTCATGGGTACTCTCACCAATGACGTGTCTTCCTCTCTTCCCACTCCTCCTCCTCAGGCCGGCCTTAACCCACAAGCCATGGCCTCTTTCAAGCAAGctcaggtctctctctctctcaaatttcactctattttcgcTTAAACTACGAATTGCCCTTTGTTTGGATTGGATTTCTATTGGGAACTGCGCGGAGAATTTGGAGAAAGATTGAAACTTTTGCGCACCCCATTTGGCATTTTGATTTGATGATTAATCCcaatattttgtttcttgtttgtaGTAATTTTCAGTAATTAAACACAGAGAAAGTTAATTTATTGGGGAAAAGTTATTGCTTTGTTCTGTGTGTTTGCTTACTGTGATTGCTGTCGGTGCCGGAAAATGCtatatctttttcttcctctcggAGATTACCTATCTAAAATTTGATTCTTTTCACTTTACATGCGTTAGTACTTTAATTATTCGGCTTTTCACATATAACCCTTTAAAATATTACACTTcaaagaaaaacacttaaacCCAACCTTGCTTACATTGCAATGGGAGGACACTGAAGAAGTTTCGCAACGAAGAATCAACTGAAGTATTTGTTCTATGAAACTTATAGTTGTCAGGGTGTTTTTCTAATTTACTATTATTTGGTAGTTCTGTTAAACATTTGTAGAAGTTGAAACTTGTTCTTGTAGTCGTGTATTTTAGTATGAACCCCAAACATTCTTTAAGGTTCTCAATGGTAACAGATAAATTTTGAAACATGGCTACCGTTTGAATTAGTTTGAGCAGTTGCTCTTACTTGGTGGAGCTGTTCCGCTGATATACACAAATTGTTTGCTTTGATTATAGGCCCTTGCTGGTGGTCCGTTGGTCCAAGCTCGCAACTTTGCTGTAATGACTGGTGTCAATGCCGGCATATCCTGTGTCATGAAAAGAGTGAGAGGCAAGGAGGATGTCCAGTCTAGGTGAGCGTATTCATTTGTCCACACTGTTTGGTGTTTATAAATTTCCAGTCACATTCAATTGAGATTATGATTGCTTTGATGAAGAATTATAGGCAGTGGTTAACAACATTGAAGTCGGTGTGGATACCTGGTCTCATATGGCCATATTTATTCTGTTTTGTGACTTAGCCAAAACCATATGAATTGTGAAATAATATTAGGGTAAcctttcttttaaaatttatcttaACTCCTGTCCTATGTGGATGCTGCCTTGCTGCCTTGCTGCCTTTTAGGCTGTATTTAGGTCATGTGGAGTAAGGAACAGACTTTAATGGATTGGTTCATTTGGTAAAATTGAAACTTACTGTGAGGGTGAGATGCGAATTCTGGGTTCTTTGCCCCTGTATAAGCCAAGGGCGTGCCACCACTGCCTAGATTTTCAGCAAGTCCCTAGGAGATCTCCTGTCGATTTATTTCTTCCACCCCACCACTCCTTTTTCTTTCCCGTGAAAAAGTGTTTCTTTATCTAGAAATGGATCATCTATCAAATTGTTCTTCATTTATATAACTACTTCAATGTGCCGCTATTATAGATTTCATGTGTTTCTGTTCCAAGTGGCCttcgtttctttgttttgtgaaaaccctatTTTTGTTTCTATGTACTGCAGCATGGTGGCTGCTTTTGGTTCGGGAGCCCTGTTTTCACTGGTGAGTGGCATGGGTGGCCCCAATCAAGCAGCAAATGCAGTTACTTCTGGACTCTTCTTTGCACTTGTTCAAGGTGGACTTTTCAAGGTGAGACTCCCACAAGATATGATTTATCAGTTTGGTAATAGCTGGAAAGTGAAGTGTTTTCATTTTCTAGTCCTTAGCTACATGATTGCATTGCGGTTTTGGGAGACATTAGTAAAACAAACATGTCATTTGAAACGCAATGAAGCAGCTGAAAATCTGGAACtcacttcttcttttctttcgaAAATACCAAATGTAAATGAAGGTGTATGCGGTTGCATGCTATTCCAATTTCATAGTTCTAATACTATGCGACCTGTATGAGTTAGTACTGCTTGCATTGCATGCACATTTGTTTGTATCGGGGTCTTGTACTTATACGCACTGAAGGCACTTTTCACATGGTTATGCAGTTGGGACAAAAATTTTCTCAACCACCTACTGAAGATATCTACTACGCTAAAACAAGAAGCATGTTGAACAACCTTGGCCTCCAGAGTTACGAGAAGAATTTCAAGAAAGGCCTATTATCCGACAACACTTTGCCTCTGCTCAACGATAGGCAAGTAGCAGGACTTTCAAATTCTTTATCATTCCTTACTATCATAAAAGTTACTTTTTATGTCCGTATTTATAAACCACTTCAATTAACGCCATTCCGTTTGTCCTGCCATTTCGTTTCAGTGCTCTTAGAGACGTGAAAATCCCTCCCGGACCCAGGCTTCTCATTCTTGATCACATTCAGAGGTACCATTCATGCTCCATAAATACTTATATCGCACCCGCAAACTTGTGAGTTGGTTTGgattatgactaaatttttgg from Malus domestica chromosome 01, GDT2T_hap1 includes:
- the LOC103444516 gene encoding chloroplastic import inner membrane translocase subunit HP30-2-like, with the protein product MEQGKQGVMVAKMVPPQNPIEQLQARFKELEAGFRGWLAKQSLPVEAAVVTLTSGAQGAAIGAFMGTLTNDVSSSLPTPPPQAGLNPQAMASFKQAQALAGGPLVQARNFAVMTGVNAGISCVMKRVRGKEDVQSSMVAAFGSGALFSLVSGMGGPNQAANAVTSGLFFALVQGGLFKLGQKFSQPPTEDIYYAKTRSMLNNLGLQSYEKNFKKGLLSDNTLPLLNDSALRDVKIPPGPRLLILDHIQRDPEIKEKRGQNS